A genomic stretch from Bactrocera dorsalis isolate Fly_Bdor unplaced genomic scaffold, ASM2337382v1 BdCtg029, whole genome shotgun sequence includes:
- the LOC105229314 gene encoding dehydrogenase/reductase SDR family member 7, producing MTFLELLFILIIGYYFIYLILWLILDCNVELWYNTYFGLPISSMRGQVVWVTGASSGIGRALVLILAKYGVRLVISARRENLLELLKKDCLEQANGLLSEDDILVMPMDVLNISQHEAYFDRVIKYFGRLDVLVNNAGRSQRASWEEIKVQVDRDLFELDVFSVVNLSRIAVRYFLQLRNVRGHIVTTSSIAGLCPVPFSATYCAAKSAINAYLNSLRLEQSGIDVSIFCPGPIATDFLQEAFTAVPEEMYGKSTKGQKRMSAERCAILFATTIANKLELSWCGLFPVNFLANATRYPGLAKIIFKFMGKSTMNKIREGKL from the coding sequence atgaCATTTTTAGAGTTACTGTTCATACTTATAATTGGTTACTACTTTATTTATCTCATTCTTTGGTTAATTTTGGATTGCAATGTCGAACTTTGGTACAATACATATTTTGGTTTACCCATTTCGTCAATGCGTGGTCAAGTTGTATGGGTGACGGGAGCTTCATCGGGTATTGGCAGAGCACTGGTCCTTATATTGGCTAAATATGGAGTGCGGCTAGTAATTTCTGCCAGACGAGAAAACTTGTTGGAATTACTAAAGAAAGATTGTCTGGAACAAGCGAATGGTTTATTATCTGAAGATGACATACTTGTAATGCCGATGGATGTTTTGAACATTTCGCAGCATGAAGCCTACTTTGATAGagtgataaaatattttggccGATTGGATGTTTTAGTCAATAATGCTGGACGCTCACAACGAGCAAGTTGGGAAGAAATAAAAGTTCAAGTTGATAGAGATCTTTTCGAATTAGATGTATTTTCCGTTGTTAATCTTTCCCGAATTGCTGTGCGATACTTTCTACAGTTGCGTAATGTTCGAGGTCATATTGTAACAACATCAAGCATTGCTGGCTTGTGTCCAGTGCCTTTCTCAGCCACATATTGCGCAGCCAAATCTGCTATTAATGCATACTTGAACTCTCTTCGACTTGAACAAAGTGGTATTGATGTCAGCATATTTTGTCCTGGTCCCATCGCTACAGATTTTCTCCAGGAAGCATTCACCGCGGTCCCGGAAGAGATGTATGGAAAAAGCACAAAAGGTCAAAAACGAATGTCAGCAGAGAGATGTGCCATATTGTTTGCTACAACgattgcaaataaattagaGCTGTCGTGGTGTGGATTATTTCCAGTAAATTTTTTGGCAAATGCCACCCGTTATCCAGGActagcaaaaataattttcaaatttatgggTAAAAGCACAATGAACAAAATACGTGAaggaaaattgtaa
- the LOC105229317 gene encoding rRNA-processing protein UTP23 homolog, whose amino-acid sequence MKISRFKKAHKTLTFFATNFDYREPYQILVDATFCQIALQNKVIIEEQIKKYFQTTIKLVTTQCVILEAESLGSPLAGATMIVKKFHVHKCGHEGAPVPASQCIKSMTKGGRYVIASQDRTLQDSLRRVPGRILLYLHKATPVLEEPSEASKKYVSKKSQKSLTSGIEKHVEHLKQIQTIQNEKLYKQIKTRRGPKNPNPLSCKKSTKQKGKKPNPIIAKESKLSETSKVQMKKKRKRIKTSNHIKTL is encoded by the exons atGAAGATTTCACGTTTTAAAAAAGCCCATAAAACGTTAACATTTTTCGCCACAAATTTTGATTACCGGGAACCATACCAGATTTTGGTAGATGCCACTTTCTGTCAGATAGCTCTACAA AATAAAGTTATAATCgaagagcaaataaaaaaatattttcagacaaCTATAAAATTAGTAACTACCCAATGTGTAATACTAGAAGCAGAATCTCTGGGAAGTCCGCTTGCTGGGGCTACTATGATTGTCAAGAAATTTCATGTGCATAAATGCGGTCATGAAGGTGCACCTGTGCCAGCTTCACAATGCATCAAGTCCATG ACAAAAGGTGGACGTTACGTCATTGCTTCACAGGACCGCACTTTACAAGATAGCCTTAGGAGAGTACCCGGCAGAATATTGTTGTATTTGCACAAAGCTACACCTGTTTTAGAAGAGCCCTCCGAAGCatccaaaaaatatgtttccaaaaaatctcaaaaaagtcTAACCAGTGGCATAGAGAAGCATGTTgaacatttaaaacaaatacaaactattcaaaatgaaaaactatataaacaaattaaaacgcGAAGAGGACCAAAAAATCCAAATCCACTTTCAtgtaaaaaaagtacaaaacaaaaaggtaaaaaacCAAACCCAATCATTGCAAAAGAATCTAAATTGAGTGAAACTAGTAAGGtacaaatgaagaaaaaacGTAAGCGTATAAAAACATCAAATCATATTAAGACATTATAG
- the LOC105229315 gene encoding exosome complex component RRP40 yields MTEIVLPGDRICAAEELARSKKVILGPGLRRENEQVIACKPGRLHHKEPNTYWVDNHQQRYVPVKGEAVIGVVTAKAGDIYRVDIGAHDQASLSYLAFESATKKNRPDVNPGDILYGRLIVASRDLEPELVCVNSSGKKGKLGVLMDGFVMNCSLNLARLILRENCPLLRELTKEMPFEIAVGLNGRIWIKAKSQRETIALGNAILAAENASYEEMPKICENIGNILFS; encoded by the coding sequence ATGACGGAGATTGTTTTGCCGGGTGATCGGATTTGCGCTGCTGAAGAATTAGCTAGaagtaaaaaagtaattttaggACCAGGGTTGCGTCGAGAGAACGAGCAAGTAATTGCTTGTAAACCGGGCAGACTTCATCACAAGGAGCCAAACACCTACTGGGTAGATAACCATCAGCAACGCTATGTACCTGTAAAAGGCGAAGCTGTAATAGGCGTAGTGACAGCTAAAGCGGGAGATATATATCGAGTAGATATTGGAGCACATGATCAAGCTTCTTTGTCATATCTGGCTTTTGAGTCGGCTACAAAGAAAAACCGTCCGGACGTAAATCCTGGAGATATTCTTTATGGAAGACTGATTGTCGCCAGTCGCGATTTAGAACCAGAATTAGTGTGTGTTAATTCGAGTGGAAAGAAAGGCAAATTAGGTGTTCTTATGGACGGTTTTGTCATGAATTGTAGTTTGAACTTAGCACGTTTGATTCTACGTGAAAATTGCCCATTATTACGAGAACTTACTAAAGAGATGCCATTTGAAATAGCTGTTGGATTAAATGGTCGAATCTGGATTAAAGCGAAAAGTCAACGAGAGACAATAGCACTTGGAAATGCAATATTAGCAGCAGAAAACGCCTCTTACGAGGAAATGCCGAAAATTTGTGAGAACAttggaaatatattattttcctga
- the LOC105229318 gene encoding RWD domain-containing protein 4, whose product MAEIEEQQADEREALLSIYDGDTNFKQIDANTFQYKYGEDDHYKSFLVEIQWTPNYPNEIPKINMDTFFNRNLVLDVKTKIKKVIAEEAEQWLGCGMTYTLFECLKDQQDELTSGQPEHAITQSIDLDNLGVNALKISDNTETNKKKEAKKEQLTKAQKRRQWERTDHKGDKPRGWDWVDIVKHLSQTGGKDNGNNVSTSVSNNASVNAEGALLQPLNI is encoded by the exons ATGGCGGAAATTGAAGAACAACAGGCAGATGAGCGAGAAGCGTTACTATCCATTTATGACGGTGATACAAACTTTAAGCAAATTGACGCAAACACTTTTCAATACAAG TATGGAGAAGATGATCATTACAAATCGTTTTTGGTAGAAATTCAATGGACTCCAAACTATCCCAATGAAATTCCCAAAATAAATATGGATACGTTCTTCAACCGCAATTT AGTACTTGACgtcaaaactaaaataaaaaaagtaatagcTGAAGAGGCAGAACAGTGGTTAGGATGTGGAATGACCTATACATTATTTGAATGCCTCAAAGATCAACAAGATGAACTTACCAGCGGTCAGCCCGAACATGCAATAACACAGTCAATTGATCTAGATAATTTGGGGgtaaatgcattaaaaatatcaGATAATACagaaactaacaaaaaaaaggAAGCAAAAAAAGAGCAATTAACGAAGGCTCAAAAACGACGTCAATGGGAACGCACAGATCATAAGGGCGACAAGCCGAGAGGATGGGATTGGGTAGATATCGTTAAACATCTTTCACAAACAGGTGGTAAAGATAATGGTAACAATGTAAGCACCTCAGTCAGTAATAATGCAAGTGTAAATGCGGAGGGTGCGCTGTTACAACCGCTTAATATATAG